One stretch of Mytilus edulis unplaced genomic scaffold, xbMytEdul2.2 SCAFFOLD_1886, whole genome shotgun sequence DNA includes these proteins:
- the LOC139509082 gene encoding histone H1-delta-like: MADATAAPAVAPAKSPKKKAAAKPKKPSAHPKYSEMIGKAIAALKERGGSSRQAILKYIMANFNVGKDAKSPAKAKKAAKPKAAKPKKAKSTPKKKKPAAKKPAGEKKAAKPKAKKPAAKKAAKPKKPAAKSPAKKKAAKPKAKKTPKKK, from the exons atggcAGACGCAACAGCAGCACCAGCAGTAGCACCAGCTAAATCACCAAAGAAAAAGGcagcagccaagccaaagaagccttCCGCACATCCTAAATACAGCGAGATGATTGGAAAAGCCATCGCCGCTTTGAAAGAACGTGGAGGTTCTTCAAGGCAAGCAATTCTGAAGTACATCATGGCCAACTTCAACGTCGGAAAAGATGCCAAGTCA CCAGCAaaggcaaagaaagcagccaaacCTAAGGCCGCCAAGCCTAAGAAGGCAAAGAGCACACCCAAGAAGAAGAAgccagcagcaaagaaaccagctggagaaaaaaaggctgccaaaccaaaggcaaaaaaaccagcagcaaagaaagcagccaagccaaagaagccagCAGCCAAGTCACCAGCAAAAAAGAAGGCAGCCAAACCAAAAGCCAAGAAGAccccaaagaagaagtaa
- the LOC139509079 gene encoding histone H1-delta-like, with protein MADATAAPAVAPAKSPKKKAAAKPKKPSAHPKYSEMIGKAIAALKERGGSSRQAILKYIMANFNVGKDAKSVNAHLKLALRAGVKNNSLKQSKGTGASGSFRIGEAKVVKKKPAKAKKAAKPKAAKPKKAKSTPKKKKPAAKKPAGEKKAAKPKAKKPAAKKAAKPKKPAAKSPAKKKAAKPKAKKTPKKK; from the coding sequence atggcAGACGCAACAGCAGCACCAGCAGTAGCACCAGCTAAATCACCAAAGAAAAAGGcagcagccaagccaaagaagccttCCGCACATCCTAAATACAGCGAGATGATTGGAAAAGCCATCGCCGCTTTGAAAGAACGTGGAGGTTCTTCAAGGCAAGCAATTCTGAAGTACATCATGGCCAACTTCAACGTCGGAAAAGATGCCAAGTCAGTAAATGCTCATTTAAAACTTGCACTCAGAGCCGGAGTTAAGAACAACAGTTTGAAGCAGTCCAAGGGAACTGGAGCATCCGGATCTTTCAGAATTGGAGAGGCTAAAGTAGTTAAAAAGAAGCCAGCAaaggcaaagaaagcagccaaacCTAAGGCCGCCAAGCCTAAGAAGGCAAAGAGCACACCCAAGAAGAAGAAgccagcagcaaagaaaccagctggagaaaaaaaggctgccaaaccaaaggcaaaaaaaccagcagcaaagaaagcagccaagccaaagaagccagCAGCCAAGTCACCAGCAAAAAAGAAGGCAGCCAAACCAAAAGCCAAGAAGAccccaaagaagaagtaa